A single Sphingomonas sp. IW22 DNA region contains:
- the fucP gene encoding L-fucose:H+ symporter permease gives MANASLAHEPGTASAFINPAYRWGFALVVSLFFLWALANNLNDILIRQFQKSLGLDRAQAGFIQFVFYIGYFVIALPAGLLMRRFGYRAGILTGLSLYAAGAALFYPASLMLSFGMFLFALFVLAAGAACLETTANAYIGCFGDRPSAVRRLNFAQAFNGLGGTLAPVIGGLLIFSGIEHSSDTLSAMSAAELAAYRASEATTVQLPYALLATTALLLAVAVAMVRLPHADFDGGLPLRRQFRVLLGNRALTGAVVAQFFYVGAQVGIWSFFIDFVKDVTPWISERQAAYLLSSSLVLFMIGRFAGTALMARVRPVRLLALNALACIACSAIAVVAPGLIAVAALVLVSFFMSIMFPTIFALGVETLGPARPLGSSFIIMAIIGGAVFPPLMGMVAVQAGALPIAMLLPLGCFVVVAVYARRAALAGAGEAG, from the coding sequence CAAATAATCTCAACGACATTCTGATCCGCCAATTCCAGAAATCGCTGGGTCTGGACCGGGCGCAGGCCGGGTTTATCCAGTTCGTCTTCTATATCGGCTATTTCGTGATCGCGTTGCCTGCGGGCTTGCTGATGCGGCGCTTTGGTTATCGTGCGGGCATTCTGACCGGGCTTTCGCTTTACGCGGCGGGAGCGGCGCTGTTCTATCCCGCATCGCTGATGCTCAGTTTCGGCATGTTTCTGTTCGCACTGTTCGTACTGGCAGCAGGCGCTGCCTGTCTTGAGACGACGGCCAACGCCTATATCGGTTGCTTCGGCGATCGACCCTCTGCCGTCCGGCGGTTGAACTTCGCCCAGGCGTTTAACGGCCTTGGCGGGACACTGGCGCCGGTGATCGGCGGCCTGCTAATCTTTTCGGGCATCGAACATTCATCCGATACGCTCTCGGCGATGAGTGCCGCCGAACTCGCTGCTTATCGCGCGAGTGAGGCGACGACGGTGCAATTGCCTTATGCGTTGCTGGCAACGACGGCCCTTCTTCTGGCCGTAGCCGTGGCGATGGTTCGGCTTCCCCATGCGGATTTTGACGGCGGCTTGCCGCTGCGGCGACAGTTCCGGGTGCTGCTCGGCAACCGCGCGCTAACCGGTGCCGTGGTGGCGCAATTCTTCTATGTTGGCGCACAGGTGGGGATCTGGAGCTTCTTCATCGACTTTGTGAAGGATGTGACGCCCTGGATCTCCGAGCGTCAGGCCGCCTATCTGCTATCGTCCAGCCTGGTGCTGTTCATGATCGGACGGTTCGCCGGCACCGCGCTCATGGCGCGGGTTCGGCCTGTGCGGCTGCTGGCCCTCAATGCCCTGGCGTGCATCGCCTGCTCGGCAATCGCCGTGGTGGCTCCCGGCCTGATCGCGGTCGCGGCGCTGGTGCTGGTCAGCTTCTTCATGTCGATCATGTTTCCGACGATCTTCGCGCTGGGCGTCGAAACGCTGGGTCCGGCGCGACCGCTAGGCTCGTCGTTCATCATCATGGCAATTATCGGCGGCGCCGTATTCCCGCCATTGATGGGCATGGTCGCCGTACAGGCGGGCGCGTTGCCGATCGCAATGCTTTTGCCGCTGGGATGCTTCGTGGTCGTTGCCGTCTATGCCCGGCGTGCCGCGCTGGCTGGAGCAGGCGAAGCGGGCTGA
- a CDS encoding IclR family transcriptional regulator, with protein MKTPKTSYSAPALEKAVEILELMAEHPDGMLVSEMSVALGRSVGELFRIVVVMERLGLLRRSTRTDRYTVAYRLLDLAYRATPAQNLVGAALPEMKALAFATGQSCHLVVASAGEGLVIAREQQPGVRGFSLRVGAHVDIIQSCSGQVILAFSTDQAADQIISALEAARSQTIDRDWLAKRRAETRARGYELRQSPITYGVTDISYPVLGFDGTIVAALTIPFLELIDGSQKVDQDAARELLAQAVATISDTLGFQPASPAPASAARRA; from the coding sequence ATGAAGACACCCAAGACCAGCTATTCCGCACCAGCGCTGGAAAAGGCGGTCGAGATTCTCGAACTGATGGCGGAACATCCTGACGGCATGCTGGTCAGCGAAATGTCGGTTGCGCTTGGCCGCAGCGTGGGTGAGCTGTTTCGGATCGTGGTTGTGATGGAGCGGCTGGGCCTGCTCCGCCGGTCGACGCGAACCGACCGCTATACGGTTGCCTATCGCCTGCTTGACCTAGCCTATCGGGCGACGCCGGCGCAAAATCTGGTCGGGGCGGCGCTGCCCGAAATGAAAGCGCTGGCGTTCGCGACGGGACAGTCCTGTCACCTTGTCGTGGCATCAGCGGGCGAAGGGCTGGTGATCGCGCGTGAGCAGCAACCGGGCGTCCGCGGCTTTTCGCTGCGTGTGGGCGCGCATGTAGACATCATCCAGAGTTGCTCGGGACAGGTCATTCTCGCCTTCTCCACCGATCAGGCCGCCGACCAGATTATCTCCGCCTTGGAGGCTGCCCGTTCCCAGACAATCGACCGGGACTGGCTGGCAAAGCGCCGTGCCGAAACGCGCGCGCGGGGATACGAACTGCGCCAGAGCCCGATCACTTATGGTGTCACCGACATAAGTTACCCGGTGCTGGGGTTCGACGGGACGATCGTGGCGGCGTTGACGATCCCCTTCCTCGAACTGATCGACGGATCGCAAAAGGTCGATCAGGACGCCGCGCGCGAATTGCTGGCACAGGCGGTGGCGACGATTTCCGACACGCTCGGCTTTCAGCCCGCTTCGCCTGCTCCAGCCAGCGCGGCACGCCGGGCATAG
- a CDS encoding LuxR C-terminal-related transcriptional regulator — translation MEFSIQTSLVVKSALARDGLRHIFASHGLPVAQAVSRIDDLDFSVFTSDHIVIFDSSLLSPDRDVAQLVKLTKASPFVRVVLLADHFEFDLVDRAFAAGVQGFFTHETPYRSLLGMLQLVALGEKVAPSELIDHLSSVHTHSADSEQSDVATLFGLCGREVAILECLVVGMPNKLISRKLGVSEATVKLNVKTIFRKMSVNNRTQAAMLARFPLRPDNSRPIQIRFDPQ, via the coding sequence ATGGAATTTTCGATCCAGACCTCGTTGGTCGTCAAAAGCGCGCTGGCGCGTGACGGCCTGCGGCATATCTTTGCATCCCATGGCCTGCCCGTCGCGCAGGCGGTTTCCCGGATCGACGATCTGGATTTTTCGGTCTTCACCAGCGACCATATCGTGATTTTCGACAGCAGCCTGCTTTCGCCGGACCGCGACGTCGCACAGCTCGTCAAGCTGACAAAGGCATCCCCCTTCGTTCGTGTCGTATTGCTGGCCGACCATTTCGAGTTCGACCTTGTCGATCGTGCCTTTGCTGCCGGCGTTCAGGGGTTTTTCACGCACGAGACACCGTACCGGTCGCTGCTGGGAATGCTGCAACTGGTCGCGTTGGGCGAAAAAGTCGCGCCAAGCGAGCTGATCGACCACCTTTCATCGGTGCATACGCATAGCGCGGACAGCGAACAGTCCGACGTCGCGACATTATTCGGGCTTTGCGGACGGGAGGTTGCGATTCTGGAATGCCTGGTGGTCGGCATGCCGAACAAGCTTATTTCGCGAAAGCTTGGCGTCAGCGAGGCGACCGTCAAGCTGAACGTCAAGACGATCTTTCGCAAAATGTCCGTCAACAATCGCACGCAGGCGGCCATGCTTGCGCGATTCCCTCTGCGACCTGACAATAGCCGCCCTATACAGATCCGGTTCGATCCACAGTGA
- a CDS encoding LuxR C-terminal-related transcriptional regulator: protein MLQRSEHVVQLTHREAEVLQLVSIGLSAKEAAIELYISPCTVERHVENVRLKTRTRNRAHMIAHVIREGLLNGAQPAGTHIAA, encoded by the coding sequence ATGCTCCAGCGCAGTGAACATGTGGTTCAACTGACCCATCGAGAGGCCGAGGTACTACAACTCGTCTCGATCGGACTGTCCGCCAAGGAAGCCGCGATCGAACTGTACATATCGCCTTGTACGGTGGAGCGTCATGTTGAGAATGTGCGACTGAAAACACGCACACGCAATCGTGCACACATGATCGCGCACGTAATTCGGGAAGGTCTGCTGAACGGGGCTCAGCCGGCCGGAACGCACATCGCTGCCTGA
- a CDS encoding 4'-phosphopantetheinyl transferase superfamily protein, whose translation MTDVVIQALDNLGMTACAIDTLGAPLALWMISNWSRPDLRHRALLSAAELERAGQLRAAQLRDRYVMAHAACYLVVGTTFAIPSRLQRIGYGDRGKPMFIFHPDIQFSLSYCDEGFVIGVARNVIIGVDVERVRTIEDAAELAELHYAPSERNALGVRQLVDTDYDCRFLQVWTRKEACLKAAGLGIADMPLAEIDCGTARTDPVRVGPHQLRTGTTQVGPNVVSWAWESRNEIAAQAAMCVPAG comes from the coding sequence ATGACAGATGTGGTCATACAGGCGCTGGACAATCTGGGCATGACGGCCTGTGCGATCGATACGCTCGGCGCGCCGCTTGCATTGTGGATGATATCGAACTGGTCGCGGCCCGATCTTCGCCACCGGGCGCTGCTGTCGGCGGCCGAGCTGGAGCGTGCCGGCCAGTTGCGGGCCGCGCAGTTGCGCGATCGCTACGTAATGGCGCATGCCGCCTGTTATCTGGTCGTCGGCACGACATTCGCCATTCCGTCGCGACTTCAGCGCATCGGTTATGGCGACCGGGGGAAGCCGATGTTCATATTCCACCCCGATATCCAGTTCAGCCTGAGCTATTGCGACGAGGGGTTCGTGATCGGCGTTGCGCGCAACGTCATCATCGGCGTCGATGTTGAGCGTGTCCGCACCATCGAGGACGCTGCCGAGCTGGCTGAACTGCACTATGCGCCCTCCGAAAGAAACGCGCTTGGCGTTCGGCAACTTGTCGATACCGATTATGACTGCCGCTTCCTGCAGGTCTGGACGCGCAAGGAAGCATGTCTGAAGGCCGCGGGTCTGGGCATTGCCGACATGCCGCTTGCGGAAATCGATTGTGGTACCGCCAGAACCGATCCGGTGCGCGTTGGCCCTCACCAACTACGCACCGGAACGACACAAGTCGGCCCTAATGTTGTTTCCTGGGCCTGGGAAAGTCGGAACGAAATCGCCGCTCAGGCAGCGATGTGCGTTCCGGCCGGCTGA
- a CDS encoding glycosyltransferase family 2 protein, whose protein sequence is MTMAGAPAPSLDVIVVNYRTGPLVIGCLDSLSHERERMPGLRAIIVDNASGDGSARQIADAIASRGWHWATLIESPVNGGFGAGNNFGLQYARTRDEPADLFWLLNPDTVVRPGAALALAQFMAAHPAAGIAGSMLLEADGAPWPFAFRFPSILGEFERGARLGVVTRLLRNRAVLRPMGQAPERADWVSGASFVVRRAMLEQGLAFDERFFLYYEETDLCLRAARAGWECWYVPAAVVLHIAGQSTGVTGAQAAPKRLPLYWFQSRRRYLVKNHGSLYTAFADIAWMAGHLLFVTRSWLGKKQRTDPPHLATDFLQSSVLFPGRAWQRGGRTGALS, encoded by the coding sequence GCACCGGCCCACTCGTCATCGGCTGCCTCGACAGCCTGTCGCATGAACGCGAACGGATGCCGGGATTGCGCGCGATCATTGTCGATAATGCGTCGGGCGACGGGTCGGCCCGCCAGATTGCCGACGCGATCGCTTCACGGGGATGGCATTGGGCCACGCTGATCGAGTCGCCCGTCAATGGCGGCTTCGGCGCAGGGAACAACTTTGGCCTGCAATATGCCCGGACGCGGGACGAACCCGCCGATCTGTTCTGGCTGTTGAACCCCGATACCGTGGTGCGGCCGGGCGCGGCACTTGCGCTGGCGCAGTTCATGGCCGCGCATCCCGCCGCCGGTATCGCCGGCAGTATGCTGTTGGAGGCCGATGGCGCGCCCTGGCCCTTTGCGTTCCGGTTTCCATCGATCCTTGGCGAGTTCGAGCGTGGAGCAAGGCTGGGGGTGGTCACCCGCTTGCTTCGCAATCGCGCGGTTCTCCGCCCGATGGGGCAGGCACCCGAACGGGCGGACTGGGTTTCGGGTGCAAGTTTCGTGGTCAGGCGGGCGATGCTGGAACAGGGCCTTGCCTTCGATGAACGCTTCTTCCTCTATTACGAGGAAACCGACCTGTGCCTTCGCGCCGCGCGTGCGGGGTGGGAATGCTGGTACGTGCCGGCAGCGGTCGTCCTTCACATTGCAGGGCAAAGCACCGGCGTGACGGGAGCACAGGCCGCGCCGAAGCGCCTGCCGCTCTACTGGTTCCAGTCCCGTCGGCGCTATCTCGTCAAGAATCACGGCTCCCTTTATACGGCGTTCGCCGATATCGCATGGATGGCGGGGCACCTGCTGTTCGTGACGCGGTCCTGGCTGGGCAAAAAGCAACGGACGGATCCGCCCCATCTGGCCACCGATTTCTTGCAGTCGTCGGTGCTGTTTCCGGGGCGAGCGTGGCAACGCGGCGGCCGAACGGGCGCTTTGTCATGA